A single region of the Methylocystis echinoides genome encodes:
- a CDS encoding class I SAM-dependent methyltransferase, with protein MSDPKRLSVPPDYPYQNVVDIVSRSDEMLAGEDYAHYLDVGLSALANVALALKGRTSPASILDMPCGHGRVTRALKAAFPDSALFVSDIDSDSVDFCARTFGAHGLASQPDFRTLDFGRRFDLIWVGSLITHLPADVIKDFFRFVLRHLTEGGVAVVSMHGSYVAGRIVASLLQGGEAYGVDNVAGWRMVDGFFASGFGYANYPTTDLSVQRYGVALATGRWTCKTVRRCGGEIVFYQEHAWDRHHDVLAFARPSGDRQQ; from the coding sequence GTGAGCGATCCAAAGCGGCTGAGCGTGCCGCCGGACTATCCCTATCAGAATGTCGTCGACATTGTGTCGCGCAGCGACGAGATGCTGGCGGGGGAGGATTACGCGCATTATCTCGATGTCGGCCTATCGGCGCTCGCCAATGTGGCTTTGGCGCTCAAGGGCCGCACATCGCCGGCGAGCATTCTCGACATGCCCTGCGGGCACGGGCGCGTGACCCGCGCGCTGAAGGCGGCGTTTCCCGACAGCGCGCTCTTTGTCAGCGATATCGACTCCGACAGCGTGGATTTCTGCGCCCGCACATTCGGCGCGCATGGCCTTGCCTCTCAGCCTGATTTCCGAACGCTCGACTTTGGCCGCCGGTTCGATCTCATCTGGGTGGGGTCGCTGATCACGCATCTGCCAGCGGATGTCATCAAGGACTTTTTTCGCTTTGTGTTACGCCATCTGACCGAGGGCGGCGTCGCCGTCGTGTCGATGCATGGCTCCTATGTGGCCGGCAGAATTGTCGCGTCTCTCCTGCAGGGCGGGGAGGCTTATGGCGTCGACAATGTAGCGGGCTGGCGAATGGTCGACGGCTTCTTCGCTTCGGGTTTCGGCTATGCGAATTATCCGACGACCGATCTGTCGGTTCAGCGCTATGGGGTCGCCCTGGCGACGGGCCGGTGGACGTGCAAGACGGTGCGCCGCTGCGGCGGCGAAATTGTCTTCTATCAGGAGCATGCCTGGGATCGTCACCATGACGTCCTCGCCTTTGCGCGCCCCTCCGGCGATCGTCAACAGTAA